The sequence CCCGACGGAGCTAGTTGAGTCTTGAGAGCCGCGGGAACCTCTGCGCTGGCGGCTGACACCAGGATCACGTCGAACTCGCCACCGTCCGGCCATCCCGCGGTGCCGTCCCCATGGCGCAGATCCACGTTCCGGCAACCGAGATGCCGAAGGCGCGAACGGGCACGCTGCACCAATGCTTCATGGCGCTCCAGCGCGCAAACCTCCCGGCCGAGATTGGCGGCGAGGGCCGCCAGATAACCAGAACCCGCGCCGATCTCCAGAACCCGGTCCGACTTGGCGATCGCGGCGGCCTCGAGCATTTTGGCGACGATGTAGGGCTGAGAGATCGTCTGCCCTTTGGGGATCGGTAGCGCGGTGTCTTCGTACGCCGCTACCGCGAACCGCTGATCGAGGAAGATTTCGCGGGGGACCTGCCGCATCGCCAACAGGACCCGCCTGCTCCGGATGCCGCGGCTGGCAATCTGGACGTCGACCATCGTGTCGCGAAGGAAGCGGGACCTCTTGGACCGTTTGCTCTCCTTGGCCGCGCGCATGACATCTTGGCTCCAGGCGTGAATGATCGCCGTCGT comes from Bradyrhizobium diazoefficiens and encodes:
- a CDS encoding protein-L-isoaspartate(D-aspartate) O-methyltransferase, with amino-acid sequence MRAAKESKRSKRSRFLRDTMVDVQIASRGIRSRRVLLAMRQVPREIFLDQRFAVAAYEDTALPIPKGQTISQPYIVAKMLEAAAIAKSDRVLEIGAGSGYLAALAANLGREVCALERHEALVQRARSRLRHLGCRNVDLRHGDGTAGWPDGGEFDVILVSAASAEVPAALKTQLAPSGRLLIPLGNPDGVQPLTKLTRAPDGRFVEEEIEEVRFVPLVSG